Proteins encoded together in one Urocitellus parryii isolate mUroPar1 chromosome 3, mUroPar1.hap1, whole genome shotgun sequence window:
- the Morn3 gene encoding MORN repeat-containing protein 3 isoform X2, with amino-acid sequence MPVFKCPPKSEPLWKGWDQKAQKNGLRHQVYAVNGDHYVGEWKDNTKHGKGTQVWKKNGAIYEGDWKFGKRDGYGTLSLPEKGSRKYQRVYSGWWKEDKKSGYGVQFFGPKEYYEGEWCSNQRCGWGRMYYSNGDIYEGQWWKDKPDGEGMLRLSQTSRP; translated from the exons ATGCCAGTCTTCAAATGCCCCCCAAAGTCGGAGCCCCTGTGGAAGGGGTGGGACCAGAAGGCCCAAAAGAACGGACTGAGACACCAAGTGTATGCTGTGAACGGTGATCACTACGTGGGCGAGTGGAAGGACAACACAAAACATG GGAAGGGAACACAGGTCTGGAAGAAGAATGGAGCCATCTATGAAGGGGACTGGAAGTTTGGGAAGCGAGATGGCTATGGCACCCTCAGCCTTCCTGAAAAAGGAAGTAGAAAGTACCAGAGAGTCTACTCCGGCTGGTGGAAAGAGGATAAGAAATCT GGCTATGGGGTCCAGTTTTTCGGACCCAAGGAGTATTACGAGGGCGAGTGGTGTAGCAACCAGCGCTGCGGGTGGGGCCGAATGTACTACAGCAACGGAGACATCTATGAGGGCCAGTGGTGGAAGGACAAGCCGGACGGGGAGGGCATGCTGCGCCTGA GTCAAACTTCTAGACCCTGA
- the Morn3 gene encoding MORN repeat-containing protein 3 isoform X1, whose product MPVFKCPPKSEPLWKGWDQKAQKNGLRHQVYAVNGDHYVGEWKDNTKHGKGTQVWKKNGAIYEGDWKFGKRDGYGTLSLPEKGSRKYQRVYSGWWKEDKKSGYGVQFFGPKEYYEGEWCSNQRCGWGRMYYSNGDIYEGQWWKDKPDGEGMLRLKNGNRYEGFWERGMKNGQGRFFYLDHGQLFEGFWVDDVAKCGTMIDFGRDEAPEPTRFPIPEVKLLDPDGVLKEALAMFQKTEKEGD is encoded by the exons ATGCCAGTCTTCAAATGCCCCCCAAAGTCGGAGCCCCTGTGGAAGGGGTGGGACCAGAAGGCCCAAAAGAACGGACTGAGACACCAAGTGTATGCTGTGAACGGTGATCACTACGTGGGCGAGTGGAAGGACAACACAAAACATG GGAAGGGAACACAGGTCTGGAAGAAGAATGGAGCCATCTATGAAGGGGACTGGAAGTTTGGGAAGCGAGATGGCTATGGCACCCTCAGCCTTCCTGAAAAAGGAAGTAGAAAGTACCAGAGAGTCTACTCCGGCTGGTGGAAAGAGGATAAGAAATCT GGCTATGGGGTCCAGTTTTTCGGACCCAAGGAGTATTACGAGGGCGAGTGGTGTAGCAACCAGCGCTGCGGGTGGGGCCGAATGTACTACAGCAACGGAGACATCTATGAGGGCCAGTGGTGGAAGGACAAGCCGGACGGGGAGGGCATGCTGCGCCTGA AGAATGGGAACCGCTATGAGGGTTTCTGGGAGAGAGGCATGAAGAATGGACAAGGGCGTTTCTTCTACCTGGACCATGGTCAGCTGTTTGAAGGTTTCTGGGTGGACGATGTGGCCAAGTGTGGCACCATGATCGACTTTGGCCGTGATGAAGCCCCTGAGCCAACTCGGTTCCCTATTCCTGAG GTCAAACTTCTAGACCCTGATGGTGTGCTGAAGGAAGCCTTGGCCATGTtccagaagacagaaaaagaaggagattGA